The following proteins are encoded in a genomic region of Oceanisphaera profunda:
- a CDS encoding succinylglutamate desuccinylase/aspartoacylase family protein, with the protein MTAPFTLAGIEVAPGQRKVLQLALAQLYTQSPLTVPLEIIHGKHPGPVLLICAAIHGDELNGIEIVNQVLSRVNPARLKGTLIAVPVVNVFGFINKSRYLPDRRDLNRCFPGSEKGSLGSRVAHFFVDQIVSHCSHIIDLHTGAIHRANLPQIRAKLDCDITRSMAESFGAPVILDASIRDGSLRAVAESRDIPVILYEAGEALRFEPVAIKAGTRGILNVMRTLGMLKPTVKKAQMNPMIAKSSNWIRAEQDGLLHLKARLGDRVTKGQCLGTITAPLSAEEREVIAPKSGIVIGCLTMPLVNEGDAVFHIASFDAVKQAEMNVERFVDEMDIQPQSF; encoded by the coding sequence ATGACGGCACCCTTTACGTTAGCGGGTATTGAAGTCGCACCAGGCCAGCGCAAGGTGCTGCAGTTAGCCTTGGCTCAACTGTATACCCAGTCACCATTAACGGTGCCGCTGGAAATTATTCACGGCAAGCACCCCGGTCCCGTGCTGCTGATTTGTGCAGCCATTCATGGCGATGAACTCAACGGCATTGAGATCGTCAATCAAGTGCTGAGCCGGGTCAATCCGGCGCGCTTAAAGGGCACCCTTATCGCCGTGCCGGTAGTAAATGTGTTTGGCTTTATTAATAAGTCGCGCTATTTACCGGATCGTCGCGATTTAAATCGCTGCTTTCCTGGGAGTGAAAAAGGCTCATTAGGCTCGAGAGTGGCGCATTTTTTTGTTGATCAAATCGTCAGTCATTGCTCGCACATCATAGACCTGCACACGGGGGCCATTCACAGAGCTAACCTGCCGCAAATTCGCGCCAAATTAGACTGTGATATTACCCGTAGCATGGCGGAGAGCTTTGGTGCACCGGTAATTTTGGATGCCAGTATTCGCGATGGCTCACTGCGCGCCGTGGCCGAAAGCCGAGATATTCCAGTGATTCTATATGAGGCGGGAGAAGCGCTGCGCTTTGAGCCGGTGGCCATTAAGGCCGGCACCCGTGGCATTTTAAACGTGATGCGTACCTTAGGCATGCTCAAGCCCACGGTAAAAAAAGCACAGATGAACCCTATGATTGCCAAGTCCAGTAACTGGATCCGCGCCGAGCAAGATGGCTTATTGCACCTTAAAGCGCGTTTGGGCGATCGAGTCACTAAAGGTCAATGTCTGGGGACCATTACGGCCCCGTTAAGCGCCGAAGAGCGGGAAGTGATTGCACCTAAGAGCGGCATCGTTATTGGTTGTTTAACCATGCCGTTAGTCAATGAAGGCGACGCGGTATTTCACATTGCCAGTTTTGATGCGGTGAAACAGGCAGAGATGAACGTGGAGCGATTTGTGGATGAAATGGATATTCAGCCGCAGAGTTTTTAA
- the serA gene encoding phosphoglycerate dehydrogenase — MALYSLDKDKIKILLLEGVHTGAVEMFKNAGYSNIDYLKTSLTDEELKERIKDAHFVGLRSRTQITESVLDVAEKLVAIGCFCIGTNQVDLDAAAIRGIPVFNAPFSNTRSVAELVLGEILLLLRGIPERNAKAHRGEWQKTATHAFEARGKRLAIIGYGHIGIQLSIIAESIGMQVSYYDIETKLSLGNATQVYDLEQLLSQSDVVTLHVPETPQTQNMFGAAEMAMMKPGSILINASRGTVVDIDALACALTTKHIAGAAIDVFPVEPKSNDEEFVSPLRNFDNVILTPHIGGSTQEAQENIGYEVAGKLIKYSDNGSTLSAVNFPEVSLPEHPDTSRLLHVHHNKPGILSQIVQAFSAENINIASQYLQTTPTIGYVVIEVETAQSEQALTKLKSIEGTIRARIVH; from the coding sequence ATGGCTCTCTACTCTTTAGATAAAGATAAGATTAAAATTTTATTACTCGAAGGCGTACATACAGGCGCTGTTGAGATGTTCAAAAATGCCGGTTATAGCAATATCGACTATTTAAAGACCTCATTGACGGACGAAGAGTTAAAAGAACGTATAAAAGACGCACATTTTGTGGGTTTACGCTCTCGCACCCAGATCACCGAATCGGTACTGGATGTGGCAGAAAAGCTGGTGGCTATCGGGTGCTTCTGCATCGGCACCAACCAAGTGGACTTGGATGCGGCCGCCATTCGCGGTATTCCGGTATTTAACGCGCCTTTCTCCAACACCCGCAGTGTGGCCGAATTAGTATTGGGCGAAATACTGTTGTTGTTGCGTGGTATTCCTGAGCGTAACGCGAAGGCACACCGTGGCGAATGGCAAAAAACTGCGACTCATGCCTTTGAAGCCCGCGGCAAGCGCCTAGCGATTATCGGTTATGGCCACATTGGTATTCAGTTGAGCATTATTGCTGAAAGCATTGGCATGCAAGTGTCTTATTACGACATTGAAACCAAGTTGTCATTGGGTAATGCCACTCAGGTCTACGACCTAGAACAGCTGCTGAGCCAGTCAGATGTGGTGACTTTGCACGTACCGGAAACCCCACAAACCCAGAACATGTTTGGTGCCGCTGAGATGGCGATGATGAAGCCTGGCTCTATCTTGATCAACGCCTCACGCGGCACTGTGGTGGACATAGATGCGCTGGCCTGTGCACTTACCACTAAGCACATTGCCGGTGCAGCCATTGATGTGTTCCCGGTTGAGCCTAAGTCTAACGACGAAGAGTTCGTATCACCGCTGCGTAACTTCGACAACGTGATTTTAACGCCGCACATTGGTGGCTCTACTCAAGAAGCGCAGGAAAATATTGGTTACGAAGTAGCGGGCAAACTGATTAAATACTCAGATAATGGTTCTACTTTGTCTGCGGTTAACTTCCCAGAAGTGTCGCTGCCAGAGCACCCAGATACCAGCCGTTTGCTGCACGTACACCACAACAAGCCGGGTATTTTGAGCCAAATCGTGCAGGCATTTTCTGCAGAAAACATCAATATTGCTTCTCAGTATCTGCAAACCACACCGACCATTGGTTATGTGGTGATTGAAGTAGAAACTGCACAAAGTGAGCAAGCACTCACTAAATTGAAGAGCATTGAAGGCACTATTCGTGCCCGTATCGTGCACTAA